A window of the Bradyrhizobium ottawaense genome harbors these coding sequences:
- a CDS encoding NUDIX hydrolase yields the protein MATALRKPRGSVTANVITADLVAVLAAVTEGEPKIMTIAKADALPSGPFEFAHRSLQSGLRAWVEAQTGHPLGYVEQLYTFADRGRTGDAKSPHTISISYLGLTREDQVGAGFEAHWSGWYDYFPWEDHRAGAPALIAKLLTPRLRAWAKSAPSANLQRDRWQRVAITFGLDDREWNEELVLQRYELLYEASLIPEAVRDGGSAAAVVPGRAMTGDHRRILATGIARLRAKIKYRPVVFELMPAEFTLLQLQRSVEALAGRLVHKQNFRRLMEQQQLVEETGAIATETVGRPAKLFRFRHAVLAERAVAGTKLPLSRT from the coding sequence GTGGCAACGGCACTGCGAAAACCCAGGGGATCGGTGACAGCGAACGTCATCACCGCCGATCTCGTCGCCGTTCTCGCCGCCGTGACCGAGGGCGAGCCGAAGATCATGACGATCGCCAAGGCGGACGCGCTGCCGAGCGGTCCGTTTGAGTTTGCGCACCGCTCGCTGCAATCGGGTTTGCGGGCATGGGTCGAGGCGCAGACCGGCCATCCGCTCGGCTATGTCGAACAGCTCTATACTTTCGCCGATCGCGGGCGGACCGGCGACGCCAAGTCGCCGCATACGATCTCGATCAGCTATCTCGGCCTGACCCGCGAAGACCAGGTCGGCGCGGGCTTTGAGGCCCACTGGTCCGGCTGGTACGATTATTTCCCCTGGGAAGACCACCGGGCCGGCGCCCCCGCTTTGATCGCGAAACTACTGACACCCCGGCTGCGGGCATGGGCGAAGTCGGCGCCATCCGCCAACCTGCAGCGCGACCGCTGGCAGCGCGTCGCCATCACCTTCGGCCTCGACGACCGCGAATGGAACGAGGAACTGGTGCTGCAGCGCTATGAGCTGCTGTACGAGGCCTCGCTGATCCCGGAAGCCGTACGCGACGGCGGCAGCGCGGCAGCGGTCGTCCCCGGCCGGGCCATGACCGGCGATCACCGCCGGATTCTCGCGACCGGAATCGCGAGGCTGCGCGCCAAGATCAAATACCGCCCCGTCGTATTCGAGCTGATGCCGGCTGAATTCACCCTGCTGCAACTGCAACGCAGTGTTGAAGCGCTTGCAGGTCGGCTGGTGCACAAGCAGAACTTCCGCCGCCTGATGGAGCAGCAGCAACTCGTTGAGGAAACTGGCGCAATCGCCACTGAGACGGTTGGACGGCCGGCCAAGCTGTTCCGGTTCCGCCACGCCGTACTGGCCGAACGCGCCGTCGCCGGCACCAAACTTCCTCTTTCGCGCACTTGA
- a CDS encoding gamma-glutamyl-gamma-aminobutyrate hydrolase family protein, giving the protein MRRPVVGVIGNAHRVENRFATQMVGERNLRAVADVSGALPLMFAGSPEITDVGALLDVVDGIVLTGARANVHPTRFKTEPHEKHEPYDEHRDDVALALAEACVARGVPIFGICRGLQEMNVAFGGSLHPEIREIPGRMNHRMPRLENGEIHPDQAVVFADRHDVRLTPGGAFAAILGCETIRVNSLHGQGILDPGKRVVIEGVAEDGTIEAIRIADAPGFALGVQWHAEYDPQRNPINRALFEAFGDALKAHRRAS; this is encoded by the coding sequence ATGAGACGGCCCGTGGTCGGGGTGATCGGGAACGCGCATCGCGTCGAAAATCGTTTCGCGACGCAGATGGTCGGAGAACGCAACCTGCGCGCGGTCGCCGACGTGTCGGGCGCGCTGCCGCTGATGTTTGCCGGTTCGCCCGAAATTACCGATGTCGGCGCCTTGCTCGACGTGGTCGACGGCATCGTACTGACCGGCGCCCGCGCCAACGTCCATCCGACGCGCTTCAAGACCGAACCGCACGAGAAGCACGAACCCTACGACGAGCACCGTGACGACGTCGCGCTGGCGCTGGCGGAAGCCTGCGTCGCCCGCGGGGTGCCGATCTTCGGAATCTGCCGCGGCCTGCAGGAAATGAATGTCGCCTTCGGCGGCTCGCTGCATCCGGAAATTCGCGAGATCCCCGGCCGCATGAACCATCGCATGCCGAGACTCGAAAACGGCGAAATTCATCCCGATCAGGCGGTGGTGTTCGCCGACCGCCATGACGTCAGGCTGACGCCGGGCGGCGCCTTTGCCGCTATCCTCGGCTGCGAGACCATTCGCGTGAATTCGCTGCACGGGCAGGGCATTCTCGATCCCGGCAAGCGCGTCGTGATCGAAGGCGTCGCCGAAGACGGCACCATCGAAGCGATCCGGATCGCCGATGCGCCGGGCTTTGCGCTCGGCGTGCAGTGGCATGCGGAGTACGACCCGCAGCGCAATCCGATCAACCGCGCGCTGTTCGAGGCGTTCGGCGACGCGCTCAAGGCGCATCGGCGGGCGAGCTAG
- a CDS encoding AI-2E family transporter, translating into MTGPADDRLQARSDLAWAISVGGIGVVLFAALLLFTWTFAATLFLIFAGMLLGVALNAMTNLLGRVVGLAHSLRLAIVCLVLAGMLSGVVFLGGATIAQQAKVLSNTIKSQLVTVKAFLEKNGIDTSYLDFGNAAAAPASDSTTTTTPAPAPTHNLPSAGTLASSGGAIVSQTLKVLLGTVSAVGNFFIVLFLGLAFAAQPGVYRAGLLFMAPAKHRARATVIIDRIGETLERWLIAQIVTMAAVFLVTWIGLAVIGIQSSFILGIQAGLLAFIPTVGAIMAGLIVVLASLASGWVAALSAFILFLGVHAMESYVLTPIIQRQALDIPPATLFAFQILLGVVFGIWGLALALPLMAIAKVMIDHFKAEGAAPQAAAA; encoded by the coding sequence GTGACAGGACCGGCTGACGATCGCCTTCAGGCCCGCAGCGATCTGGCGTGGGCAATATCGGTCGGCGGCATCGGCGTCGTGCTGTTCGCCGCGTTGCTGCTGTTCACCTGGACTTTCGCCGCGACCCTGTTCCTGATTTTTGCCGGCATGCTGCTCGGCGTCGCCCTGAACGCCATGACCAACCTGCTCGGGCGCGTCGTCGGGCTGGCGCATTCGCTGCGGCTCGCGATCGTCTGCCTGGTCCTCGCCGGGATGCTGTCGGGCGTCGTCTTCCTCGGCGGCGCCACCATCGCCCAGCAGGCGAAGGTGTTGAGCAATACGATCAAATCGCAATTGGTGACCGTCAAGGCGTTCCTCGAAAAGAACGGCATCGACACCAGCTACCTCGATTTCGGCAACGCGGCGGCAGCACCGGCATCGGATTCGACGACAACGACGACGCCGGCCCCGGCCCCGACCCATAACCTGCCAAGCGCCGGCACGCTCGCCTCCAGCGGCGGCGCCATCGTCAGCCAGACCCTCAAGGTGCTGCTCGGCACCGTCAGCGCGGTCGGCAACTTCTTTATCGTGCTGTTCCTGGGGCTGGCCTTCGCAGCGCAGCCCGGCGTCTATCGCGCCGGATTATTGTTCATGGCGCCCGCCAAACATCGCGCGCGCGCCACCGTGATCATCGACCGCATCGGCGAGACGCTGGAGCGCTGGCTGATCGCACAGATCGTCACCATGGCCGCGGTGTTCCTCGTGACCTGGATCGGCCTTGCCGTCATCGGCATCCAGAGCTCGTTCATCCTGGGCATCCAGGCCGGCCTGCTCGCGTTCATTCCGACCGTCGGCGCCATCATGGCCGGGCTGATCGTGGTGCTCGCGAGCCTCGCCTCGGGATGGGTCGCCGCGTTGAGCGCCTTCATCCTGTTCCTTGGCGTGCATGCCATGGAAAGCTACGTGTTGACGCCGATCATCCAGCGCCAGGCGCTCGATATTCCGCCGGCCACGCTGTTTGCGTTCCAGATCCTGCTCGGCGTCGTGTTCGGCATCTGGGGGCTGGCGCTGGCCCTGCCCCTGATGGCGATCGCCAAGGTCATGATCGACCATTTCAAGGCGGAAGGCGCCGCGCCGCAGGCAGCGGCGGCCTGA
- the rpsI gene encoding 30S ribosomal protein S9, with product MSDTMQSLEQLGSLKVAAPDAPKYIKKVDKYGRAYATGKRKDAVARVWIKPGAGKIVVNTREVEVYFARPVLRMLIQQPLVAAARAGQYDVICTVAGGGLSGQAGAVRHGISKALTNFEPDLRGVLKKGGFLTRDSRTVERKKYGRAKARKSFQFSKR from the coding sequence ATGTCCGATACCATGCAGTCTCTCGAACAGCTCGGTTCGCTGAAGGTCGCCGCACCCGACGCGCCGAAGTACATCAAGAAGGTCGACAAGTACGGCCGCGCCTATGCCACCGGCAAGCGCAAGGACGCGGTCGCCCGCGTCTGGATCAAGCCGGGCGCCGGCAAGATCGTGGTCAACACCCGTGAAGTCGAAGTCTATTTCGCCCGTCCGGTGCTGCGGATGCTGATCCAGCAGCCGCTGGTCGCAGCGGCCCGCGCCGGCCAGTACGACGTCATCTGCACGGTCGCCGGCGGCGGTCTGTCGGGCCAGGCGGGTGCCGTGCGTCACGGCATCTCCAAGGCTCTGACGAACTTCGAGCCCGATCTGCGCGGCGTGTTGAAGAAGGGCGGCTTCCTGACCCGCGACTCCCGTACCGTCGAGCGCAAGAAGTACGGCCGCGCCAAAGCGCGCAAGTCGTTCCAGTTCTCGAAGCGCTAA
- a CDS encoding GGDEF domain-containing protein — translation MSLDTSTLYLVATMIAAMLGGMLLIFGKQENISALEWWGAAYLLGAASVGLCTIAGDSLGVTLSLALNAVGFIACGMVWNASRLFHGRKPNLPGMVFGAIAWIPIALAFPPGALAIRITIGAGIVAFYAALTAGELWTERRKPLQKRWVAILVPVMHGFVLMLPILLGHLMRPYNAKLSGNIWITGFAIELVLYAVGTVFIIFMLVSERAVTLHKTAASMDPLTRLLNRRGFVEATSRVIEREARAGRPVAVLIFDIDHFKSINDRFGHPAGDEVLILFATVVVSTLRISDLSGRIGGEEFAALLPCSLEEAVVVAERVRSAFAASGIVIESGPVDTTVSVGVAGGPAGTELEVLLASADTALYQAKRSGRNRVEAAEELPLSLESWRRKTAGLSAPVRQAPATT, via the coding sequence ATGTCGCTCGATACCTCCACGCTCTATCTCGTCGCCACGATGATCGCGGCCATGCTGGGTGGCATGTTGCTGATTTTCGGCAAGCAGGAGAATATTTCGGCGCTGGAATGGTGGGGCGCCGCCTATCTGCTCGGGGCTGCGTCGGTTGGTTTATGTACGATCGCCGGCGATTCGCTCGGTGTGACACTTTCGCTGGCGCTCAATGCCGTCGGGTTCATCGCCTGCGGCATGGTCTGGAACGCTTCGCGGCTGTTCCATGGCCGCAAACCCAATCTTCCGGGAATGGTTTTCGGCGCGATCGCCTGGATCCCCATCGCCCTGGCGTTTCCGCCCGGGGCCCTCGCCATCCGCATCACCATCGGTGCCGGCATCGTCGCGTTTTATGCGGCGCTGACCGCGGGCGAATTGTGGACTGAGCGCCGCAAGCCGTTGCAGAAGCGCTGGGTGGCGATCCTGGTGCCGGTGATGCACGGTTTCGTGCTGATGCTGCCGATTCTGCTGGGCCACCTGATGCGGCCGTATAACGCGAAGCTGTCCGGGAACATCTGGATCACCGGTTTTGCGATCGAGCTCGTGCTCTATGCGGTCGGCACCGTCTTCATCATCTTCATGCTGGTCTCCGAACGCGCGGTGACCCTGCACAAGACCGCGGCTTCGATGGACCCGCTGACCCGCTTGTTGAACCGGCGTGGATTCGTCGAGGCGACGTCGCGTGTGATCGAACGCGAGGCCCGTGCCGGCCGGCCCGTGGCCGTGCTGATCTTCGACATAGACCATTTCAAGTCGATCAACGATCGCTTCGGGCATCCTGCGGGCGACGAGGTCTTGATATTGTTCGCGACCGTCGTGGTCAGCACGCTTCGGATCAGCGACCTGTCGGGGCGAATCGGCGGCGAGGAGTTCGCGGCTTTGTTGCCCTGCTCGCTGGAGGAGGCCGTGGTCGTGGCCGAGCGCGTGCGCTCGGCGTTTGCGGCTTCGGGAATCGTGATCGAGAGCGGTCCGGTCGATACTACCGTCAGCGTCGGTGTGGCCGGCGGACCGGCGGGCACCGAACTTGAAGTGCTGCTGGCGTCGGCTGACACCGCGCTCTATCAGGCCAAGCGCAGCGGCCGCAATCGCGTCGAGGCCGCGGAGGAATTGCCGCTGTCGCTGGAGAGCTGGCGGCGCAAGACCGCCGGGCTTTCGGCACCGGTACGGCAGGCGCCGGCAACCACCTGA
- a CDS encoding CoA-binding protein, whose amino-acid sequence MNHDAYDDNYIRGILNGVKSIAMVGASPVNVRPSYFAFKYLAQRGYDMIPVNPGHVGKSLLDKPFVASLADIGRPIDMIDIFRNSSHIMPVVEEALKLSPLPKVIWMQLGARDDAAAAKAEAAGLKVVMNRCPKIEYGRLSSEISWMGVNSRTLSSKRAPVPTQGMRLSLNRTSVGGGATAASDRAAKNRNDLT is encoded by the coding sequence ATGAACCACGACGCCTATGACGACAATTACATTCGCGGCATCCTCAACGGCGTGAAGTCGATCGCGATGGTCGGCGCGTCGCCGGTCAATGTGCGGCCGAGCTATTTCGCCTTCAAGTATCTGGCGCAGCGCGGCTACGACATGATCCCCGTCAATCCCGGCCATGTCGGCAAGAGCCTGCTCGACAAGCCCTTCGTCGCTTCGTTGGCCGATATCGGCCGCCCCATCGACATGATCGACATCTTCCGCAACTCCAGCCACATCATGCCGGTGGTCGAGGAAGCGCTGAAACTGTCGCCGTTGCCGAAGGTGATCTGGATGCAACTCGGCGCGCGCGACGATGCGGCGGCGGCGAAAGCCGAAGCCGCCGGCCTCAAGGTCGTGATGAACCGCTGCCCGAAGATCGAATACGGCAGGCTGTCGTCGGAGATCTCGTGGATGGGCGTCAATTCGCGCACGCTGAGCTCGAAGCGCGCGCCGGTCCCGACGCAGGGCATGCGGCTGTCGCTGAACCGGACGAGCGTCGGTGGCGGCGCGACCGCGGCCTCCGACCGCGCCGCGAAGAACAGGAACGACCTGACCTGA
- the rplM gene encoding 50S ribosomal protein L13 — translation MKTFSAKPAEVTKKWVLIDAKGLVVGRLATLVAMRLRGKHLPTYTPHVDCGDHVVIINAAHVVLTGRKRDNKVYYKHTGFIGGIKERTAKSILEGRFPERVVEKAIERMIPRGPLGRVQMGNLRVYPGAEHPHEAQQPETVDIASMNRKNMRAA, via the coding sequence ATGAAAACCTTTTCGGCAAAGCCGGCCGAGGTGACGAAGAAGTGGGTGCTGATCGACGCCAAGGGTTTGGTCGTCGGTCGTCTCGCCACGCTCGTCGCGATGCGCCTGCGCGGTAAACATCTCCCGACCTACACGCCCCACGTCGATTGCGGCGACCACGTCGTCATCATCAACGCGGCGCATGTCGTGCTGACCGGTCGCAAGCGCGACAACAAGGTCTACTACAAGCACACCGGTTTCATCGGTGGCATCAAGGAACGCACCGCGAAGTCGATCCTCGAGGGTCGTTTCCCCGAGCGCGTGGTCGAGAAAGCCATCGAGCGCATGATCCCGCGCGGTCCGCTCGGCCGCGTGCAGATGGGCAATCTGCGCGTTTACCCCGGCGCCGAACATCCGCATGAAGCCCAGCAGCCCGAGACGGTTGATATCGCTTCGATGAATCGCAAGAACATGAGGGCCGCATAA
- a CDS encoding extracellular solute-binding protein: MRDRKWSRRDLLVAGTASAAGMMFAAPSKAAAPPPTAVTSAMVEAAKKEGKLSFYSALELNTAERLARTFEAKYPGITVRVERSGAERIFQRIAQEQGSGINAVDVANSTDPAHYLEWKKNGWLAPYLPDDVAKHFPADQVDPDGMYATSCAWLEAIGYNTNLVKREDAPKSYADLLDPKWQGKIVKAHPGYSGAILTTTFVLARDLGWPYLEKLARQKVMQVQSAADPPKKILLGERAVMADGNDYNLVLLKDQGKPVEVVYPTEGSPLIIVPSGVFRGAPNPNAARLFQSFFFSAETQQMLVDVFAHRSFHAHVKEKGEHVPLANLKLLKADPAAVQAQSEEIKARYSKIFGV, translated from the coding sequence ATGCGGGACCGCAAATGGTCGAGGCGCGATTTGCTCGTGGCGGGGACCGCGTCGGCGGCCGGCATGATGTTCGCCGCGCCATCGAAGGCCGCAGCGCCGCCGCCGACCGCGGTGACATCAGCCATGGTCGAGGCGGCGAAGAAGGAGGGCAAGCTGTCGTTCTACAGCGCGCTCGAACTCAACACCGCCGAGCGTCTGGCGCGGACTTTCGAGGCGAAATATCCGGGCATCACCGTGCGCGTGGAACGTTCCGGCGCCGAACGGATTTTCCAGCGCATCGCACAGGAACAGGGCAGCGGGATCAACGCCGTCGACGTCGCCAACTCGACCGACCCCGCGCATTATCTCGAATGGAAGAAGAACGGCTGGCTGGCGCCTTATCTCCCCGATGATGTCGCGAAACATTTTCCGGCGGATCAGGTCGATCCCGACGGCATGTATGCGACCTCCTGCGCCTGGCTGGAAGCGATCGGTTACAACACCAACCTTGTTAAGCGCGAGGATGCGCCGAAGAGCTATGCCGATCTGCTCGATCCGAAATGGCAGGGCAAGATCGTCAAGGCGCATCCCGGCTACAGCGGCGCCATCCTGACCACGACCTTCGTGCTGGCGCGCGACCTCGGCTGGCCCTATCTGGAGAAGCTGGCGCGCCAGAAGGTCATGCAGGTGCAGTCGGCCGCCGATCCGCCGAAGAAGATCCTGCTCGGCGAGCGCGCGGTGATGGCCGACGGCAACGACTACAATTTGGTGCTGCTGAAGGACCAGGGCAAGCCGGTCGAAGTGGTCTATCCGACCGAGGGATCGCCGCTGATCATCGTTCCCTCCGGCGTCTTCCGCGGTGCGCCCAATCCGAACGCCGCAAGGCTGTTCCAGAGCTTCTTCTTCAGCGCCGAGACCCAGCAGATGCTGGTGGACGTCTTTGCGCATCGCTCGTTCCACGCCCACGTGAAGGAGAAGGGCGAGCATGTCCCGCTGGCCAACCTGAAACTGCTCAAGGCCGATCCGGCCGCGGTGCAGGCGCAGAGCGAGGAGATCAAGGCGCGCTACAGCAAGATCTTCGGCGTTTAG
- a CDS encoding O-acetylhomoserine aminocarboxypropyltransferase: MTDRLPGFSTLAVHAGAQPDPTTGARVTPIYQTTSFVFNDADHAASLFGLQAFGNIYTRIGNPTTAVLEERVAALEGGTAALAVASGHAAQVVVLQQLLRPGDEFIAARKLYGGSINQFTHAFKSFGWNVAWADPDDIASFERAVTPHTKAIFIESIANPAGSITDIEAIAEVARKAGVPLIVDNTLATPYLIRPIDHGADVVVHSLTKFLGGHGNSLGGIIVDAGTFDWSKDNKYPMLSEPRPEYHGIKIHETFGNFAFAIACRVLGLRDLGPAISPFNAFMILTGIETLPLRMQKHCENARAVAEFLTGHPAVAAVNYSGLATDKYNNLARKYAPKGAGAVFTFSLKGGYDAGVNLVSNLKLFSHLANVGDTRSLVIHPASTTHSQLDDAAKVKSGAAPDVVRLSIGIEDKEDLIADLEQALTA, from the coding sequence ATGACCGATCGTCTCCCGGGATTTTCGACCCTCGCCGTGCATGCCGGCGCGCAGCCCGATCCCACCACCGGCGCGCGGGTGACGCCGATCTATCAGACCACGTCGTTCGTATTCAACGACGCCGACCATGCCGCGTCGCTGTTCGGGTTGCAGGCGTTCGGCAACATCTATACGCGGATCGGCAATCCGACCACCGCCGTGCTGGAAGAGCGCGTCGCGGCACTGGAGGGCGGCACTGCGGCGCTCGCGGTGGCGTCCGGACACGCCGCCCAGGTGGTGGTGCTGCAGCAATTGCTGCGGCCCGGCGACGAGTTCATCGCCGCGCGAAAGCTCTATGGCGGCTCGATCAACCAGTTCACCCATGCGTTCAAGAGTTTCGGCTGGAACGTGGCATGGGCCGATCCGGATGACATCGCGAGCTTCGAGCGCGCGGTCACGCCGCACACCAAGGCGATCTTCATCGAGTCGATCGCCAATCCGGCCGGCAGCATCACCGATATCGAGGCGATCGCCGAAGTCGCCCGCAAGGCCGGCGTGCCGCTGATCGTCGACAACACGCTGGCGACGCCCTACCTGATCCGCCCGATCGATCACGGCGCCGACGTCGTCGTGCATTCGCTGACGAAGTTTCTCGGCGGCCACGGCAACTCGCTCGGCGGCATCATCGTCGATGCCGGCACCTTCGACTGGTCGAAGGACAACAAATATCCGATGCTGAGCGAGCCGCGCCCGGAATATCACGGCATCAAGATCCATGAGACGTTCGGCAATTTTGCCTTCGCCATCGCCTGCCGCGTGCTCGGGCTGCGCGACCTTGGACCGGCGATTTCGCCGTTCAACGCCTTCATGATCCTGACCGGCATCGAGACGCTGCCGCTGCGGATGCAGAAGCATTGCGAGAACGCCAGGGCGGTCGCGGAGTTTCTCACCGGCCACCCGGCGGTGGCGGCGGTCAACTACTCCGGCCTCGCCACCGACAAGTACAACAACCTCGCGCGCAAATACGCGCCCAAGGGTGCCGGCGCGGTGTTCACCTTCAGCCTCAAGGGCGGCTACGACGCCGGCGTCAACCTGGTGTCGAACCTGAAGCTGTTCTCGCATCTGGCCAATGTCGGCGACACCCGTTCGCTGGTGATCCACCCGGCTTCCACCACGCACAGCCAGCTCGACGATGCCGCCAAGGTGAAGTCGGGCGCCGCCCCCGACGTGGTCCGCCTGTCGATCGGCATCGAGGACAAGGAAGATCTGATCGCGGATCTGGAGCAGGCGCTGACGGCGTAA
- a CDS encoding enoyl-CoA hydratase, translating to MTAQPARAVAPQPPILLREKVGSIAVLTLNRPAARNSLSEGLIAALHGALRDIHDDTSVRAVVIAANGPAFSAGHDMKELTARRSDADRGRAYFAEIMNACSAMMQAVVHLPKPVVAAVQGIATAAGCQLVASCDLAIASETAGFATPGVDIGLFCSTPMVALSRNIPRKQAMEMLLTGEPVSAATAKDIGLVNRVVKAGTERDAAIALAQQVALKSAYTVKLGKEAFYRQAEMSLANAYRYAAEVMTENMMARDAEEGIGAFIEKREPKWQDK from the coding sequence ATGACCGCCCAGCCCGCCCGCGCAGTCGCGCCGCAACCGCCGATCCTCCTGCGTGAGAAGGTCGGCAGCATCGCGGTGCTGACTCTCAATCGGCCAGCGGCGCGCAACAGCCTGTCGGAAGGCCTGATCGCGGCGCTGCATGGCGCGCTCAGGGATATTCACGACGACACCAGCGTGCGCGCGGTCGTCATCGCGGCCAATGGGCCTGCGTTTTCCGCCGGCCACGACATGAAGGAATTGACCGCGCGCCGCAGCGATGCCGACCGTGGCCGGGCCTACTTCGCCGAGATCATGAACGCCTGCAGCGCGATGATGCAGGCGGTCGTGCATCTGCCAAAGCCCGTGGTCGCCGCGGTCCAGGGCATTGCGACGGCGGCCGGCTGCCAGTTGGTGGCAAGCTGCGATCTGGCTATTGCTTCTGAGACGGCAGGCTTCGCCACACCCGGCGTCGACATCGGCCTGTTCTGTTCGACGCCGATGGTGGCGCTGTCGCGCAACATTCCGCGCAAGCAGGCGATGGAGATGCTGCTGACCGGCGAGCCGGTTTCGGCGGCAACCGCAAAAGACATCGGCCTCGTCAATCGCGTTGTCAAAGCCGGCACCGAGCGCGATGCCGCGATCGCGCTGGCGCAACAAGTCGCGCTGAAATCCGCCTACACCGTCAAGCTCGGCAAGGAGGCGTTCTACCGCCAGGCCGAAATGAGCCTTGCCAACGCCTATCGCTATGCGGCAGAGGTGATGACGGAAAACATGATGGCGCGCGACGCCGAGGAAGGCATCGGCGCCTTCATCGAGAAGCGCGAGCCGAAATGGCAGGATAAGTGA
- a CDS encoding antibiotic biosynthesis monooxygenase family protein produces MILEIAQIDVKPGTEKDFEAAVAKARPLFLRAKGGKGFELHKSIEKPSRYRLMAKWETLENHTVDFRGSEDFTAWRGLVGQYFAAPPEVEHTEIALTSAG; encoded by the coding sequence ATGATCCTCGAAATCGCACAAATCGACGTCAAGCCCGGCACCGAAAAGGACTTCGAAGCCGCCGTCGCCAAGGCGCGCCCGCTGTTCCTGCGCGCCAAGGGCGGCAAGGGGTTTGAACTGCACAAGTCGATCGAGAAACCGTCGCGCTACCGGCTGATGGCGAAGTGGGAAACGCTGGAAAACCACACGGTGGACTTTCGCGGTTCGGAAGATTTCACCGCCTGGCGTGGCCTGGTCGGGCAGTATTTCGCCGCGCCGCCCGAAGTCGAACACACCGAAATCGCGCTGACCAGCGCCGGCTAA
- a CDS encoding MoaF-related domain-containing protein, producing MPNAFPGTGHRYLVDFRAFKVTPALTSDTSLTYVVLNSDGSAGETETVVIKTENIAPDVYLVTWVESDNATEVHIENSRRNTIIANITSSPPNFGFDQFHGTFPPAEGDAPATLTYSHDIRPLFRDMDVTCMGLRGKHLDDVAWMCTPANAQSLFDAVSAHRIPPDTAWPPERIALFKQWMDQGLKP from the coding sequence ATGCCCAATGCGTTTCCCGGAACCGGACACAGGTACTTGGTCGACTTCCGGGCGTTCAAGGTCACCCCGGCCCTTACCTCGGACACATCACTGACCTACGTCGTCTTGAATTCTGACGGCTCGGCAGGCGAGACCGAAACCGTCGTCATCAAAACGGAGAACATCGCGCCCGACGTCTATTTGGTGACCTGGGTGGAGAGCGACAACGCGACCGAGGTGCATATCGAGAACTCCCGCCGCAACACGATCATCGCCAACATCACTTCGTCGCCGCCGAATTTCGGGTTCGACCAGTTTCACGGCACCTTCCCGCCAGCCGAAGGCGACGCACCGGCGACTTTGACGTACAGCCATGACATTCGGCCGCTGTTCCGCGATATGGACGTCACGTGCATGGGCCTCCGAGGCAAGCACCTCGATGACGTGGCGTGGATGTGCACACCCGCCAACGCCCAGAGCCTGTTCGACGCCGTGTCGGCCCATCGAATACCCCCGGACACCGCATGGCCGCCGGAACGAATAGCGCTTTTCAAGCAATGGATGGATCAGGGCTTGAAGCCCTGA
- a CDS encoding PaaI family thioesterase, translating into MAAAKMSVAELEKFLREEFPQAFSDGDITIESADGETCLLRRRFNDRMLRPGGTVSGPTLMAMADFAMYVVLLSAIGPVGLAVTTNLNINFLRKGQPGQDVLAAAKLLKLGKRLAVGEVNLLSGSSPDPIAHVTATYSIPTT; encoded by the coding sequence ATGGCGGCAGCTAAAATGAGCGTGGCTGAACTGGAGAAGTTCCTCCGCGAGGAATTCCCCCAGGCCTTCAGCGACGGCGATATCACCATCGAGAGCGCCGACGGCGAGACCTGCCTGCTGCGCCGGCGCTTCAATGACCGCATGCTGCGGCCGGGCGGCACGGTATCGGGGCCGACGCTGATGGCGATGGCCGATTTTGCGATGTATGTGGTGCTGTTGTCGGCGATAGGCCCGGTCGGCCTCGCGGTGACGACCAATCTCAACATCAATTTCCTGCGCAAGGGCCAGCCCGGCCAGGACGTGCTGGCGGCGGCGAAGCTGTTGAAACTGGGCAAGCGGCTCGCGGTCGGTGAGGTCAATCTGCTGTCGGGGTCATCGCCCGATCCGATCGCGCACGTAACGGCGACCTATTCCATTCCAACTACATAG